One window from the genome of Salvelinus namaycush isolate Seneca chromosome 19, SaNama_1.0, whole genome shotgun sequence encodes:
- the LOC120063650 gene encoding trace amine-associated receptor 13c-like has product MEKHEDVQYCFQDGNSSCRKALLSTSIYITLYIFFSLISAVTVFLNVLVIISISHFKQLHTPTNLLILSLAVSDLLVGLVVIPVMTVAIMESCWGFGEYFCVFQIYVTLLCTSLSLGNLVLISIDRYVAVCDPLLYHSRITIPRVMCCISITWCCCIIYRAAIIKNFVNVQVPSRCLNECFIVEGSIWVNIIDLVVTMVVPCSIIITLYMNIFVVARSQARNCRKIVSKKSLRGLHGGREPRQRKEMTSFGKPVHNDENGGVPLGVGKVSDKVQQ; this is encoded by the exons ATGGAGAAACATGAAGATGTTCAGTACTGTTTTCAAGACGGAAACTCTTCTTGCAGAAAGGCTTTGCTATCGACATCTATCTACATAACACTGTACATCTTCTTCTCATTGATTTCAGCGGTTACAGTATTTTTGAACGTACTGGTGatcatctccatctctcacttCAAGCAGCTCCACACTCCAACCAACCTGCTCatcctctctctggctgtgtcAGATCTCCTGGTGGGACTGGTTGTGATACCAGTAATGACTGTAGCAATAATGGAATCATGCTGGGGTTTTGGggaatatttctgtgtgtttcagATCTACGTTACTTTATTATGTACTTCTTTATCTCTGGGTAATTTGGTCTTGATATCTATTGACCGCTATGTTGCTGTGTGTGATCCCTTATTGTACCACTCTAGAATAACAATACCAAGAGTGATGTGTTGTATATCCATTACCTGGTGTTGTTGTATCATATACCGTGCTGCTATTATAAAAAACTTTGTAAATGTACAGGTACCCAGTCggtgtttgaatgaatgttttatTGTTGAAGGGTCAATCTGGGTTAATATCATTGACCTTGTAGTTACAATGGTTGTCCCATGCTCTATTATTATAACACTTTATATGAACATCTTTGTGGTGGCCAGATCACAGGCCAGAAAT tgccggaagatcGTGAGTAAAAAGAGCCTCCGCGGTTTGCATGGCGGACGGGAGCCCAGGCAGAGGAAGGAGATGACAagctttggaaaaccggtccacAATGACGAGAACGGTGGTGTTCCCCTGGGAGTGGGGAAGGTCAGTGACAAAGTCCAACAATAG